The genomic DNA TATCCAAAGTTAGCAGTATAGGAGCTTTGAATGTATTAAAAGAAAAGAATTGTTTAAAATTATATTTTTCTCCCTTGCAACAGTTATCGACAACAGTAAAGTTGTATGAGGGTGAACAAGAGATTTATTCAACTTTTTTTAATTGTGATGTTTTAGAAACTTGGGAAGATTCGATTCCATTTAAAAGTAGGGGTACATGTGGAAGATTAAAGGTGGTAATAGGGGATAATCTATTAGTTTATTCGGAAGAAACTTCTGATAATGTAACAAATCGTCCCAAAGAACTGCCTGCTGACTTTGATTGGAATTCCGCGTATGGTCTTTACATACAAGGTGAGCAGTGGATGAACCAGAAAGTATATGACAAAGCAGAAAAGTATTTAACTGCTTCTTTAGAAAAAGAGGCTTATTTTCTTCCAGCTTTGACGAGTTTGGCTTCATTGTATTATCGTCAAGGACGTTATGAAGATGCATTGTTTAATTGCCATATAGCTTTAAGTGTCAATGCTTATGATGGTTATTCTAATTATTTGTACGGTTTGTGCAATATGGCTTTAGGTAATGAAACGGATGCTAAAGATGGTTTTTCTGTCGCTTCATATTCAATTTCTTTTCGCAGTGCTGCTTACGAAAAGTTAGCAGAAATGTTTTTGATTGCTTGTGATTGGAAAAAGGCTGAACATTATGCATTGAAAAGTAAGGATTTTAATCAACAGAATTTAAAGGCGGATCAGGTTTTGATGATTGCATATCGAAAGATGGGACAGATGAATAAGGCGAAAGCGGTTATTGATTCTTTGTTGGATGATCTGCCATTATATCATTTGGCTCGTTTTGAAGATCTTCTGTTAGGAACATTTAATGAGGCTAATAAAAATAGTTTTGCTTCGTTGATTCGTAGTGAATTGTCTTTTGAGACATTCATGGAAATGGCAGAGTGGTATGAAACCGTAGGATGTAAAGACGAAGCTTTGATATTATTTTCTTTTATAGATGATTATCCTATTGCTAATTATAAGAGAGCTTGGCTGTTATATGAAAAAGGGAATATATCGGAAAGTCTGGAGATGTTGGATAGAGCAAATGAATTGTCTCCTGAATATATTTTTCCATTCCGTTCTTCTACGATAAAGGTTCTGGAATGGGCTAAAACACTTCGGCCGAATTGGAAAATCGATTATTACGAAGGTTTAATATATTGGGCAAATCAGAATAAGGAAAAAGCATTGGAGCTGTTTGATAATTGTGGGGAAGTAGAGTATGCTCCGTTTTATTTAAGTCGTGCTTCTTTAAAAAAAGGAGAGGGGCGTTTAATGGATTTATTAAAAGCAGAACAAAAAAGGATATCTTGGCGCACAGGTTTCGCTTTGATTAATTATTATGTAGCAGATCATCTGTGGGAACAAGCTGTTGAAGTCGGGGAAAAATATATGAAACGGTATCCATCAAATTATTATATAGGATTGAAATATGCAAAATCTTTATGTGAAATGGGGCAATATAGCCAATGTATATCTTTATTGAATAAAATGTCGGTTCTTCCGAACGAAGGTGCATACGAAGGACGTGCTGTTTATCGAGCTGCTAATTTATATCGAGCTATAGAACAACTGAATCTTGGAAATTATGAATCGGCTATGAAAAGTGTGGAAGATTCTAAAAAATGGCCGGAAAATTTAGGAGTCGGAAAACCTTATGATAATATGATTGATAATCGTTTGGAAAACTATCTGGAAGCGAAAGTTGCAAAAAAACAAGGAGATAGGCAGAAAGAACTGGAAATTTTATCATTGGTTGCAAATTATAAATTTTCAAGAGAGTATTTCGAATCAGGGAATTTATTGAGTGCATTGGCTTTACAGGAATTAGGAAAAGTTTC from Parabacteroides merdae ATCC 43184 includes the following:
- a CDS encoding DUF5107 domain-containing protein, with protein sequence MKSIFIFFCLMIMDSLYAQHERASVTEMVQNMKTYPFSDPDPVANPSDIFYPYFRFDGFSEKSIDKEWKVVLLENDYICLTLFPEIGGKIWGAFDKVSKKEFIYNNHVVKFRDIAMRGPWTSGGIEFNFGIIGHAPTTSTPVDYLTKKKSDGSVSCYISSFDLITRTFWTVEVNLPKDKAYFTTKTTWYNSSSIDQPYYQWMNAAYKAERNAQFCYPGTNYIGHGGELHSFPFDEQGRDISWYEKNNFGNSKSYHVLGQYNDFYGIYWHDDDFGSIHHANYDEKLGMKIFLWGLSREGEIWKDLLTDTDGQYIELQSGRMFNQPASNSCFTPYKHTAFSPQATDTWIEYWFPVRNIKGVSKVSSIGALNVLKEKNCLKLYFSPLQQLSTTVKLYEGEQEIYSTFFNCDVLETWEDSIPFKSRGTCGRLKVVIGDNLLVYSEETSDNVTNRPKELPADFDWNSAYGLYIQGEQWMNQKVYDKAEKYLTASLEKEAYFLPALTSLASLYYRQGRYEDALFNCHIALSVNAYDGYSNYLYGLCNMALGNETDAKDGFSVASYSISFRSAAYEKLAEMFLIACDWKKAEHYALKSKDFNQQNLKADQVLMIAYRKMGQMNKAKAVIDSLLDDLPLYHLARFEDLLLGTFNEANKNSFASLIRSELSFETFMEMAEWYETVGCKDEALILFSFIDDYPIANYKRAWLLYEKGNISESLEMLDRANELSPEYIFPFRSSTIKVLEWAKTLRPNWKIDYYEGLIYWANQNKEKALELFDNCGEVEYAPFYLSRASLKKGEGRLMDLLKAEQKRISWRTGFALINYYVADHLWEQAVEVGEKYMKRYPSNYYIGLKYAKSLCEMGQYSQCISLLNKMSVLPNEGAYEGRAVYRAANLYRAIEQLNLGNYESAMKSVEDSKKWPENLGVGKPYDNMIDNRLENYLEAKVAKKQGDRQKELEILSLVANYKFSREYFESGNLLSALALQELGKVSEADDMVKIWSIRFPNDQKVQWCTAIYHKEYDKAIECLKSRKEQIDSTPWENSFYDSNFDLLVRLFGL